The following are encoded together in the Pseudoalteromonas ruthenica genome:
- a CDS encoding UDP-N-acetylmuramoyl-tripeptide--D-alanyl-D-alanine ligase: MIAMDLNWLSDTLGCAYQGENCAVENINTDTRSLCAGEVFLALKGPNFDGHQFIDVAEQQGAVALIVEHPVDSTLPQLIVADTRLALGQIGAAVKAQVAPKTIAITGSVGKTTVKEMCAAILAQKGEVLATKGNFNNDIGVPLTLMRLAPKHQYAVIELGANHLGEIAYTTSLTKPDVAVVCNVAEAHLEGFGSLQGVATAKGEIFSGLGEHGVAVINADSEFKQQWLDDLGSRKVKQFSMSQQLDVWAEDIHLDALARASFTLCNSKEKVAVELAIPGKHNVTNVLIAAALTTSVGCSLQEVASGLKTMHQAHGRVNLIEVSSQLTVIDDSYNANVKSVQAAIDLLADVQGHRVLALGDMNELGEDARDYHQQVGEYAKQRGIEAVYSLGVLSRYASDVYEQAERHFSGRDQLLEQMLKDLRQTQQKTTVVVKGSRSSRMELLVEDLVAHGKQLASEGEK; the protein is encoded by the coding sequence ATGATTGCCATGGATTTAAACTGGCTTAGCGACACCTTAGGGTGTGCCTACCAGGGCGAGAATTGTGCTGTCGAAAATATTAATACCGATACGCGTAGCTTATGTGCAGGGGAAGTGTTTTTAGCACTTAAAGGGCCGAATTTTGACGGTCATCAGTTTATTGATGTGGCTGAGCAACAAGGGGCCGTTGCGCTCATTGTTGAACACCCAGTAGATAGTACTTTGCCGCAACTGATTGTGGCTGATACACGATTAGCTTTAGGGCAAATCGGTGCTGCGGTAAAAGCCCAAGTCGCCCCTAAAACTATCGCTATCACAGGGAGCGTGGGTAAAACCACAGTGAAAGAAATGTGTGCGGCAATATTGGCACAAAAAGGTGAAGTGCTGGCGACAAAAGGCAATTTTAACAACGATATTGGTGTGCCATTAACCTTAATGCGTCTAGCGCCAAAACATCAGTACGCCGTTATTGAGTTGGGCGCGAATCATCTCGGCGAAATTGCCTACACCACATCATTAACTAAACCCGATGTGGCTGTAGTGTGTAATGTCGCTGAGGCACACCTTGAGGGCTTTGGCTCGTTACAAGGAGTGGCCACCGCGAAAGGCGAAATTTTTTCTGGCCTCGGCGAGCATGGCGTAGCAGTCATTAATGCTGATAGCGAATTTAAACAGCAGTGGCTAGATGATTTGGGCTCACGCAAAGTGAAGCAGTTTTCCATGAGTCAGCAACTGGATGTATGGGCAGAAGATATTCATCTTGATGCTTTGGCCCGGGCGTCGTTTACGCTGTGTAACAGCAAAGAAAAAGTCGCTGTTGAGCTTGCTATTCCCGGTAAACATAATGTCACCAATGTCTTGATTGCTGCAGCATTAACGACCAGTGTCGGCTGCTCCTTACAAGAGGTTGCCAGCGGTCTTAAGACCATGCATCAAGCCCATGGCCGCGTTAATCTGATTGAGGTATCAAGTCAGCTCACAGTCATTGATGATAGTTACAATGCCAACGTCAAATCGGTGCAAGCCGCTATTGACCTACTCGCTGACGTTCAAGGCCACCGTGTACTGGCTTTGGGTGATATGAATGAGCTCGGTGAAGATGCCCGTGATTATCATCAACAAGTGGGTGAGTATGCAAAACAACGCGGTATTGAAGCCGTTTATTCTCTGGGCGTATTGAGCCGTTACGCCAGTGATGTCTATGAACAAGCCGAACGCCACTTTTCTGGGCGTGATCAACTCCTTGAGCAAATGCTCAAAGACTTACGACAGACACAACAAAAAACAACGGTAGTCGTGAAAGGATCGCGCAGTTCACGCATGGAGCTTTTAGTGGAAGATTTAGTGGCGCATGGCAAGCAGTTAGCCAGCGAGGGAGAGAAGTAA
- a CDS encoding penicillin-binding transpeptidase domain-containing protein gives MRAAKRKNNGNNLITWRFMLVCGAVLMVFVTLVARAAYLQVIEPDKARSENAKRTVRVEKLQVQRGMIFDRQGKELAVSVPVVSVYADPKAIDKYLRKKVVSHTKKQGQDPQDVLDRPAHLKDLKQAFYKQDMRWRELADVLRLGRAHVDKRLTGDKDRRFVYLKRQVTPAVANYIDELNLPGVHLLDESKRYYPAGEITAHVLGFTNIDGHGIEGIEKLYDEALTGTEGRRTIRKDARGREVAVLDERQRVEPENIELSIDQRIQVIAYKALKSAVLTYKATSGSAMVVDVKTGEILAMVNSPSFNPNNLEDAAPHKRRNRAITDLFEPGSTIKPLSVLAGLDYGNIQANDTIDTYPGWMRVGGSLVQDTHNRGEMSLREILKVSSNMGVAKITQDLPKDYFVGLFERVGFGSDTGTGMVGESSGLFYPNRRWSDFEIATLSFGYAISVSTAQLARFYATLGSGGISRPLTILKQPQPLQGERVFKEKDVNAVVEMMESVFEKGGTASKVKVDGYRVAAKTGTSKKAVAGGYGDEYVGYFAGLGPVSDPRLAVVVMVNEPGGDVYYGGATAGPVFAEIMSNALRILNVAPDLEPVANLAEEGGGDA, from the coding sequence ATGAGAGCTGCAAAGCGTAAAAACAATGGTAACAACCTTATCACCTGGCGGTTTATGCTGGTCTGCGGTGCTGTGCTTATGGTGTTTGTCACCTTAGTTGCGCGTGCAGCTTATTTGCAAGTGATAGAGCCGGATAAAGCGCGTAGCGAGAACGCCAAACGCACTGTGCGAGTAGAGAAGCTTCAAGTGCAGCGCGGTATGATCTTTGACCGTCAAGGCAAAGAGTTGGCGGTCAGCGTACCTGTTGTGAGTGTTTACGCTGACCCTAAGGCGATTGATAAGTACCTGCGCAAGAAGGTAGTGAGTCATACCAAAAAGCAGGGCCAAGACCCGCAAGATGTCTTGGACAGACCCGCCCACTTAAAAGATTTAAAACAAGCGTTCTACAAACAAGATATGCGTTGGCGTGAACTGGCCGATGTATTGCGTTTAGGACGTGCCCATGTCGATAAGCGCCTTACCGGCGATAAAGACCGCCGCTTCGTCTATTTAAAACGCCAAGTAACCCCTGCGGTTGCCAATTATATTGATGAACTCAACCTGCCAGGCGTGCATCTGCTAGACGAGTCTAAACGTTATTATCCAGCGGGAGAGATCACCGCTCATGTATTGGGCTTTACCAATATTGATGGGCACGGCATCGAGGGCATTGAGAAACTCTATGATGAAGCACTCACGGGCACTGAAGGACGACGCACTATTCGTAAGGATGCACGTGGCCGCGAAGTGGCGGTGCTTGACGAGCGTCAGCGCGTGGAGCCAGAAAATATCGAGCTATCGATTGATCAACGTATTCAAGTTATCGCATATAAGGCGCTGAAATCAGCCGTGCTCACCTACAAAGCAACATCAGGTTCGGCCATGGTGGTGGATGTAAAAACCGGCGAAATTTTAGCCATGGTTAACAGTCCCTCGTTTAATCCCAATAATTTAGAAGATGCAGCGCCACATAAGCGCCGTAACCGCGCTATTACCGATTTATTTGAGCCGGGTTCAACCATTAAACCTTTGTCAGTGTTAGCTGGTTTAGACTATGGAAACATCCAAGCGAACGACACCATAGATACTTATCCAGGGTGGATGCGTGTGGGTGGCAGTCTAGTGCAAGATACCCATAACCGGGGTGAGATGTCACTGCGAGAAATACTCAAAGTATCAAGCAATATGGGGGTGGCGAAGATCACCCAAGATCTCCCTAAAGACTATTTTGTCGGTTTATTTGAGCGTGTTGGTTTTGGCAGTGATACCGGCACTGGCATGGTGGGCGAAAGCAGCGGCTTATTCTACCCAAATCGCCGCTGGTCAGATTTCGAAATCGCGACCTTATCCTTTGGTTATGCCATTTCTGTTAGTACCGCGCAGCTCGCGCGCTTCTATGCCACCTTGGGTTCGGGCGGTATTTCTCGGCCACTGACGATTTTAAAACAACCACAACCTTTGCAAGGTGAACGCGTCTTTAAAGAAAAAGACGTGAATGCGGTAGTTGAGATGATGGAAAGCGTCTTTGAAAAAGGCGGCACGGCCTCGAAAGTGAAAGTGGATGGTTATCGTGTAGCGGCTAAAACAGGAACTTCTAAAAAAGCGGTTGCGGGTGGCTATGGCGATGAATACGTGGGGTATTTTGCCGGCCTTGGTCCGGTCAGCGACCCGCGATTAGCGGTTGTGGTAATGGTTAACGAACCCGGCGGCGATGTTTACTATGGCGGTGCTACAGCTGGCCCTGTATTTGCTGAGATCATGTCCAATGCGCTGCGTATTTTGAATGTAGCACCTGATTTAGAGCCCGTCGCTAACCTTGCAGAAGAAGGAGGTGGAGATGCGTAA
- the mraZ gene encoding division/cell wall cluster transcriptional repressor MraZ, protein MFRGASTLSLDDKGRFAIPTKYRNQLLADNGGEIICTINLSDPCLLLYPLSEWQVIEQRLASLSNIKPRAKRMQRLLLGNAMDYQVDKNGRVLLAPHLRDYAQLGKKIVLVGQLNKFEIWDEARWQQQMQDDIAIELGQEFEQDEDLADFSF, encoded by the coding sequence ATGTTTCGCGGCGCCAGCACACTCAGCCTTGATGACAAGGGCCGATTTGCGATACCAACAAAGTATCGGAATCAGCTGCTTGCGGATAATGGCGGCGAAATTATCTGCACTATCAATTTAAGTGATCCCTGTTTATTGCTGTATCCCCTGAGTGAATGGCAAGTCATCGAACAACGCTTAGCGAGTTTGTCGAACATTAAGCCCAGAGCGAAACGCATGCAGCGCTTGCTACTAGGGAACGCGATGGATTACCAAGTTGATAAAAATGGCCGTGTGCTATTAGCTCCTCATCTACGCGACTATGCGCAACTAGGTAAGAAAATCGTACTCGTGGGGCAACTGAATAAGTTTGAAATTTGGGATGAGGCGCGTTGGCAGCAGCAAATGCAAGATGACATTGCTATCGAACTAGGACAAGAATTTGAACAGGATGAAGATCTCGCTGATTTTTCATTCTAA
- a CDS encoding glutathione S-transferase family protein gives MGLLVNGKWQDKWYDTDSSKGEFQRESAQLRNWVTADGSAGPSGREGFKAQKGRYHLYVSLACPWAHRTLIFRTLKGLEDYIDVSVVSPDMLSQGWTFDQAKGSSGDSLFGYHYMHQLYTRNNPTYSGRVTVPVLWDKQQNCIVSNESAEIIRMFNEAFNHLTGNTLDFYPEHLRKDIDAINELVYHGINNGVYRTGFATTQQAYEQAFDTLFSALEKVERRLAGQRYLVGSELTEADWRLFTTLIRFDAVYFGHFKCNKRTIESYDNLANYLRDLYQVKGVAETLNMAHIKRHYYFSHTMINPTQVVPKGPALDFSRPHNRRFMG, from the coding sequence ATGGGTTTACTCGTGAATGGAAAGTGGCAAGACAAGTGGTACGACACTGATAGTAGCAAAGGTGAATTTCAGCGAGAAAGTGCGCAGTTACGTAACTGGGTCACCGCTGATGGCAGTGCTGGACCAAGTGGTCGGGAAGGGTTTAAAGCGCAGAAAGGGCGTTATCATTTATACGTAAGTTTAGCCTGTCCATGGGCGCATCGAACGCTTATTTTCCGCACCTTAAAAGGCCTTGAAGACTATATTGATGTGTCGGTAGTGAGCCCAGATATGCTGTCGCAAGGATGGACTTTCGATCAAGCTAAGGGTAGCTCGGGTGATTCATTATTTGGCTACCACTATATGCATCAGTTGTACACGCGCAATAATCCTACATACAGCGGTCGTGTCACTGTTCCTGTGCTGTGGGATAAGCAACAAAACTGTATCGTGAGTAATGAATCAGCGGAAATTATCCGGATGTTTAATGAGGCCTTCAACCACCTGACTGGCAACACTCTGGACTTTTATCCTGAGCACCTACGCAAGGATATCGACGCGATTAACGAGCTGGTTTACCACGGTATCAACAACGGCGTATATCGAACGGGGTTTGCCACTACACAGCAAGCCTACGAACAAGCCTTTGATACGCTATTTAGCGCTCTGGAAAAAGTAGAAAGAAGGCTGGCAGGTCAGCGTTACCTGGTGGGCAGCGAGCTCACTGAAGCAGATTGGCGGTTATTCACGACCTTGATACGGTTTGACGCTGTTTACTTTGGCCACTTTAAGTGTAATAAGCGCACCATAGAGAGCTATGATAATTTAGCGAATTATTTGCGTGACTTATACCAAGTTAAGGGCGTGGCTGAAACACTCAACATGGCGCATATTAAACGTCACTATTATTTTAGTCACACCATGATTAATCCGACTCAAGTAGTGCCTAAAGGGCCTGCTTTAGATTTTAGTCGCCCGCACAACCGTCGCTTTATGGGCTAA
- the rsmH gene encoding 16S rRNA (cytosine(1402)-N(4))-methyltransferase RsmH: MSEDFQHISVLMTETIEALAIKPDGIYIDGTFGRGGHSGEILARLGEQGRLQAIDQDPSAIAAAQRFADDPRFNIAHSRFSRLDEVAEAQGLTGKVDGILLDIGVSSPQLDDAGRGFSFMKDGPLDMRMDPSQGRSAAQWLAEAELEDMVFVFKKYGEEKFARRIATKIIETRAHTDINSTAQLAKLIDEAVPVKDKHKHPATRTFQAIRIYINSELEEIQTALQAALKVLKPGGRLVVISFHSLEDRIVKQFIKKQSKGEAMPRGLPLTDEQLKQQLTLKAVGKAIKPSEEEIARNSRARSSVLRVAERLG, encoded by the coding sequence ATGAGCGAAGACTTTCAACATATATCCGTGTTAATGACGGAGACAATAGAGGCCCTGGCCATTAAACCTGATGGTATTTATATCGACGGGACTTTTGGCCGTGGTGGGCACTCTGGCGAAATACTCGCTCGTCTTGGTGAGCAGGGGCGCTTGCAAGCCATCGATCAAGACCCGAGTGCTATCGCTGCGGCACAACGCTTTGCTGATGACCCGCGTTTTAATATTGCCCACAGTCGTTTCTCTCGTCTTGATGAAGTCGCCGAAGCACAGGGACTTACCGGCAAGGTCGATGGTATTTTGCTCGATATTGGCGTGTCGTCACCTCAGCTAGATGACGCTGGACGTGGCTTTAGCTTTATGAAAGACGGCCCCTTAGATATGCGTATGGACCCCTCTCAAGGGCGAAGTGCTGCGCAGTGGCTGGCAGAGGCAGAGTTAGAGGACATGGTCTTCGTGTTTAAAAAGTACGGTGAGGAAAAGTTTGCTCGGCGTATCGCAACCAAAATAATCGAGACTCGCGCCCACACTGACATTAATTCAACCGCGCAATTAGCCAAGCTGATTGATGAGGCGGTGCCTGTTAAAGACAAACATAAGCACCCAGCAACGCGTACATTCCAAGCTATTCGCATTTATATCAATAGTGAGTTAGAGGAAATACAGACGGCATTACAAGCTGCTCTGAAAGTACTGAAACCGGGTGGGCGATTAGTGGTGATTTCTTTCCACTCCTTAGAGGATCGCATTGTAAAACAGTTTATTAAAAAGCAGAGCAAGGGAGAGGCAATGCCTAGAGGTCTGCCGTTAACCGATGAGCAATTAAAACAACAGTTAACGCTCAAGGCAGTAGGCAAAGCCATTAAGCCGAGCGAGGAAGAAATCGCTCGCAACAGCCGTGCGCGCAGCTCCGTCCTTCGTGTAGCTGAGAGATTGGGATGA
- the ftsL gene encoding cell division protein FtsL, with translation MSQQQLNRHPNLLLEILRGLFDNKITLGLLFLILISALAIVQVTHLSRAKLIAQDRLLQERDELDLNWRYLLVEEEFYSQHARIEQIAKEQLDMKRPTSEDEEVVIVP, from the coding sequence ATGAGCCAACAACAACTAAATCGCCATCCAAATCTCTTGTTAGAGATCTTGCGGGGACTATTTGACAATAAGATCACATTGGGGCTGCTTTTTCTTATTCTTATCAGTGCCTTGGCTATAGTACAAGTCACTCATTTGTCGCGAGCAAAATTGATCGCTCAAGACCGCTTATTACAAGAGCGGGACGAATTAGATTTGAACTGGCGTTACTTATTAGTTGAAGAAGAGTTTTATTCTCAACATGCCCGCATCGAGCAAATAGCGAAAGAGCAGTTGGATATGAAGCGCCCCACCAGTGAAGACGAGGAAGTGGTAATAGTCCCATGA
- the mraY gene encoding phospho-N-acetylmuramoyl-pentapeptide-transferase yields MLVWLAEYLTQFYSGFNVFSYLTLRAILGILTALLMSLYFGPKLIVALQRMQIGQTVRDDGPQSHLSKSGTPTMGGLLILGAIFTSTLLWADLSNKYVWATLFVIGSLGIVGFIDDYRKVIRKDPKGLIAKWKYFWQSVIALVVAFALYASSQQAAETALIVPFFKEVMPQLGLFYIVMTYFVLVGTSNAVNLTDGLDGLAIVPTILVASALAIIAYVTGHANFSSYLHIPHLPLTSELVVVCTAIVGAGLGFLWFNTYPAQVFMGDVGSLALGGALGIIAVLVRQELVLVIMGGVFVMEALSVILQVGSYKLRGERIFRMAPIHHHYELKGWPEPRVIVRFWIISIVLVLAGLATLKIR; encoded by the coding sequence ATGTTAGTGTGGCTGGCTGAATACCTGACCCAATTTTATAGTGGATTTAATGTCTTTTCATATTTGACGTTGCGAGCCATTTTAGGAATTTTAACGGCGTTGTTGATGTCGTTGTACTTTGGGCCGAAATTGATCGTGGCGCTCCAGCGTATGCAAATCGGTCAAACCGTGCGTGATGACGGTCCACAATCTCATCTAAGTAAATCCGGCACACCCACCATGGGTGGACTACTCATTCTGGGCGCTATTTTTACCAGCACTTTGCTGTGGGCCGATTTAAGCAATAAATACGTGTGGGCAACGTTGTTTGTCATTGGCTCGTTGGGGATCGTTGGGTTTATTGATGATTACCGTAAAGTGATTCGCAAAGACCCCAAAGGGTTAATCGCTAAGTGGAAGTATTTTTGGCAATCAGTCATTGCCTTAGTCGTCGCGTTTGCGCTTTATGCCAGCTCTCAGCAAGCAGCGGAAACGGCGCTGATAGTGCCGTTTTTCAAAGAAGTGATGCCTCAGCTAGGGCTGTTCTACATTGTAATGACCTACTTCGTTTTAGTCGGTACATCTAATGCGGTCAACCTCACCGACGGCCTTGATGGGTTAGCTATCGTGCCGACTATTTTGGTCGCCTCAGCGTTGGCAATCATCGCTTATGTTACCGGTCATGCGAACTTTTCCAGCTACCTGCATATCCCTCATTTACCGCTGACCAGTGAGCTGGTGGTGGTGTGCACCGCCATTGTTGGCGCTGGGTTAGGCTTTTTATGGTTCAACACCTATCCAGCTCAAGTCTTTATGGGCGATGTTGGTTCCTTGGCGCTAGGCGGAGCACTGGGCATTATTGCCGTGTTGGTACGCCAAGAGTTGGTATTGGTGATTATGGGCGGGGTCTTTGTGATGGAGGCGTTGTCAGTGATCTTACAGGTGGGCTCCTACAAGCTGCGCGGTGAGCGTATTTTCCGGATGGCCCCCATTCATCATCATTATGAATTAAAAGGTTGGCCAGAACCGCGCGTCATCGTGCGCTTTTGGATAATTTCCATTGTATTAGTTTTGGCCGGTTTGGCGACATTGAAGATTAGGTAA
- the murE gene encoding UDP-N-acetylmuramoyl-L-alanyl-D-glutamate--2,6-diaminopimelate ligase has translation MRNLREVLAPWGIDTDIELVNELQLDSRRVNRGDVFVAIKGHQLDGGQFAKQAIAAGANAVIADSRCQLNSDDERIIVVDELSLRLSQLAAQFYGEPSNAFDLVGVTGTNGKSSTTSFIATLAQYCERSSAIIGTLGWGDAQQMNALSNTTPSSVELQQIFAKLKQQQKQLVAMEVSSHGLIQGRVANSHFRAAVFTNLSRDHLDYHGDMQSYADAKLILMRDCNAKMVVLNQDDAVAQGWLEKYPFDDLVVYGRKTLPPELGRYVYFSNVQFLPSGLRAQISSSWGEGQIELPLFGEFNLYNVCAALATLLGLGYPLPELLAGCKTLMPIAGRMQAYSAPQQPTCVVDYAHTPDALELALQALRQHAPGKVTCVFGCGGDRDKGKRPLMAKAAQKYADRVVVTSDNPRSEDPHTILDDIKSGFSANIEAHYEVDRAKAIALAITQAGSEDIVLIAGKGHEDYQIIGEQTLAFCDRTVVQQLLHQQGGK, from the coding sequence ATGCGTAATCTTCGCGAAGTACTCGCACCTTGGGGCATAGATACCGACATTGAGTTGGTCAATGAGTTGCAGCTCGATAGCCGCCGCGTCAATCGCGGCGATGTCTTTGTAGCTATTAAAGGCCATCAACTGGATGGCGGACAATTTGCTAAACAAGCCATTGCCGCAGGAGCGAATGCGGTTATTGCCGACAGCCGTTGTCAACTTAACAGTGATGATGAGCGCATTATTGTCGTGGATGAGCTGAGCCTGCGTCTTTCGCAGTTGGCGGCGCAATTTTACGGCGAGCCAAGTAATGCCTTTGATCTGGTTGGCGTAACTGGCACCAATGGGAAATCGTCTACCACCTCATTTATTGCTACTTTAGCGCAGTACTGTGAGCGCAGCAGTGCCATAATCGGCACGTTGGGCTGGGGCGATGCCCAGCAGATGAATGCGTTGAGCAACACCACGCCGAGCAGTGTTGAGCTACAACAGATTTTTGCCAAGTTAAAACAACAACAAAAACAGTTAGTGGCAATGGAAGTCTCTTCGCATGGCCTTATTCAAGGCCGTGTTGCCAATAGCCATTTTCGCGCTGCTGTGTTTACCAACTTGTCTCGCGATCACCTAGATTACCATGGCGATATGCAAAGTTACGCTGATGCCAAGCTGATCCTTATGCGTGATTGTAATGCGAAAATGGTGGTGCTTAACCAAGACGATGCGGTTGCCCAGGGGTGGCTAGAAAAATATCCATTTGATGACTTGGTTGTATATGGCCGTAAAACCTTGCCCCCTGAGCTCGGTCGCTATGTGTATTTTAGCAATGTTCAGTTTTTACCAAGCGGTTTACGCGCGCAGATCAGCAGTAGTTGGGGAGAAGGGCAAATAGAGCTGCCACTGTTCGGTGAGTTTAACCTTTATAATGTGTGCGCTGCACTGGCAACATTGCTTGGCCTTGGTTATCCGCTGCCTGAGTTACTAGCTGGCTGTAAAACTTTGATGCCTATCGCCGGGCGTATGCAAGCGTATAGTGCACCACAGCAGCCAACCTGTGTGGTGGATTATGCCCATACCCCAGATGCTCTAGAGCTCGCATTACAAGCCTTGCGTCAACACGCACCTGGTAAAGTGACCTGTGTGTTTGGTTGTGGCGGTGACCGCGATAAAGGTAAGCGGCCATTAATGGCCAAGGCGGCACAAAAGTACGCTGACCGTGTTGTGGTGACCAGCGATAATCCACGCAGCGAAGACCCACACACCATACTCGATGATATTAAAAGCGGTTTCAGTGCCAATATTGAAGCTCATTATGAAGTGGACAGAGCGAAGGCAATCGCCTTGGCGATTACACAAGCGGGCAGTGAGGACATTGTGCTCATCGCCGGCAAAGGCCATGAAGACTATCAAATCATTGGCGAGCAGACACTCGCGTTTTGCGACCGCACTGTGGTGCAGCAGTTATTGCATCAACAAGGAGGTAAATAA
- a CDS encoding pirin family protein gives MNVIKVLNAQPAEDGAGVKIRRVPGFDGRYLDPFLMLDELKSDHSDDYMAGFPAHPHRGIETFTYLIKGGFEHRDHLGNRKAVRAGDVQWMSTGKGVIHSEMPLADSEGLHGFQIWLNMDAKDKMNAPQYQDSAQSGLPQISSQGVHLKALAGAWTLNAEQVQSPLSNLACNGAIADINIESKAQLEMPAMGCERVLAYIHTGSITAAGQRYQAGQLLVLDGDSAIIARTDQPSGLLLLRGEPLHQPIAHMGPFVMNTQAQLQDAIRDYQNGQFGQLSQ, from the coding sequence ATGAATGTTATTAAAGTACTCAATGCCCAGCCTGCTGAAGATGGGGCGGGCGTTAAGATCCGCCGCGTACCAGGTTTCGACGGTCGTTATCTAGATCCCTTTTTAATGCTTGATGAGCTTAAATCAGACCATAGTGACGATTATATGGCAGGGTTTCCCGCGCATCCCCATCGCGGCATTGAAACGTTTACTTATCTTATTAAAGGTGGTTTTGAACATCGCGATCATCTTGGCAACCGTAAAGCTGTTCGCGCCGGTGATGTGCAATGGATGAGTACAGGTAAAGGAGTCATCCATAGTGAAATGCCCCTGGCTGATAGTGAAGGCCTGCACGGTTTTCAGATTTGGCTCAATATGGATGCCAAAGACAAAATGAATGCGCCACAATATCAGGACTCAGCGCAAAGTGGCTTGCCGCAAATAAGTAGCCAAGGAGTGCATTTAAAAGCCTTGGCAGGAGCTTGGACTCTTAACGCTGAACAAGTGCAGTCACCTCTGAGTAACCTAGCTTGCAACGGCGCCATTGCTGATATCAACATCGAATCAAAGGCGCAACTAGAGATGCCGGCTATGGGCTGTGAGCGGGTGCTAGCCTATATACACACTGGTTCAATTACTGCTGCAGGACAAAGGTATCAGGCGGGACAGTTGCTGGTGCTTGATGGCGACAGTGCCATCATTGCGAGAACGGATCAACCCAGTGGGTTACTACTGCTGCGGGGCGAACCGTTGCACCAACCGATCGCACACATGGGTCCATTCGTTATGAATACACAAGCCCAGTTACAGGATGCTATCCGCGATTATCAAAACGGGCAATTCGGACAATTATCACAATAG